The Cyclobacterium amurskyense genome contains the following window.
AATTGTTTCTACCTCAATGCTTTCTTTGGGTTTTGACTTCCTGCTATTATTTCCAGTTTTATCTTTAAATAAACAAGAGATAGGATTAATTTGTATTTTCCAAGCCATTATTTAGTTGGTTTAGTAGAATCATTTTCTTTTTTATTTCAGTCCATTTTGATTTGGCCACCTTAAGGCGAAAATCGTTTTGCATAATTATTTCCCTTTTTTTTACTTGAAGAGAATAGATTAAATTTACATTTACTATGCAGTTTCGGTTTATTTTGAAAAAGTTTTCCGGCAACTTATCTTCCATACTTTTAAGAGAAGAACAGAAAGAATGGCTGTTTTTATTCAAACAAAAGACCGTGAGAAGGTAATCATTTACTAAAAAATGCGTTATTTTTTTCAACTCTAGTTTTAGTATGGTTTGGCTGCCTTTGAGAATTAAATAGGAGGTTTCCATAAAAAATGTTTAGTAGTATAACTATATTGTTAAAGTAAAAAAAAATTAGAATTTAACAAAATAATAGGTGTTAATTTGACATTTGTATTGGAATTACATTTTTAATCTCAGAATTATGTAATAGACGATCTATTTTCTATTACCGATTAAAATTTATTTGTATATATTTTTTGTTTAATCAGTGCTTTTAAACAAAAATATTTGAGTCCTAAATGACTTATAGCAGATCAGTATATATTTTTTCCAGTTTTTTACCTAAATGGAAGTTGTCAAACTTGTGTTCTATAAATTTTCTACCACTATTTCCCATATCCTTTCTAACCCTTGGATGTTCAATAAGGTATTTCATTTTTATTTGAAGGGCATTGATATCTTTTTCGGGAACTAGGTATCCAGTGATGCCATCCATTACTCCTTCAGGTATCCCATTGTGTAAGGTAGCAATTACCGGTAATTGCATGGCTTGGGCTTCCTGAAGTACCAGACCCTGTCCTTCGGAATTGCCATCACTCCCAGTAATGCTTGGAAGTACAAAAATGTCGGAATTTCTGTAAAAATTGATAATGTCAACCTTTTTTTTCTCTCCATGAAAGAAAACCTTTTCCTCCAATCCAAGAAAGGTTACCAGTTCCATTAAAGGTTTCATCAATTCACCATCGCCCACGATGTCATAAAAGGTATTTGGGTGAAGTTCTACAAGCTGGTGAAAAGCTGAGATGGAGTAGTACAATCCTTTTTTCTCTACTAATCGCGCAACGCTTAACAGTCGAATGCAATTTTTGTCTGTTTTCTGCTTATGAGGTATAAATTCTCCAGGATTCACACCAATGGGCAAAACCACAATTTTATTCTTGTCAAATCCAGCTGAAATTGCTTTTTCCCTGATAAAATTAGAAATGACAATAAATATATCGCTATTGGAAAACAGGTTTTGATAATAGTTTTCACCCATTGCCCGATGAGTGATATCATAGCCATAAAAGGTGGTGAGCATTTTACCATCTAAAAGTCCTAGTGATCTCACAAAAACTGCTCTCAAGCCGGTAGGGCCAAAATGACAATGAATAATATCATATTTATTTTTTGATATAAATGGATAGAAGAGAGAAATCAAATATAACCGACGTATCATATCCTGATTGTGGTAAAAATCCTGAGAATCAAGTAACTTAACCAATTTTCGAACAGCCTGCTTAATATTTACCAACACAAAGAATTTTAGCCAAGCCCATATTTTGTTTTGGGGTACTTTAGGTGGATAAAAAGTATGCTGGAGTAATCCTAATCGGTGAATCTCATCATGTACTTTAGTTTCTTCAGACTTGCCTGCCGGAAAAATATCCACCTTATGGCCTGCCTCAATCAAATAACTAATTTGGTTGAGTATAAATGTTTCGGATAATTTGGGGAAACGCTCAACTAAGAACGCAATTTTTAATTTTTTTGAAGTTTCATTCATTTTCTAAAGCTTGTTTTTAAGTGACTCGATGGAATGAAAGTCAAGAAGGTATTTTATGTCTTTTTTAGATAATTCGTTATATCCGACTTTTGAAAAGCACAAAAAGTCCCCCTCAAACTGATAAACCTGATAGTCATTGTAAAGTAATAAAAGTGCTGCTTTTAATTCTTCCCGGTTCAAGTGTTTCATTTCAAATAATATAAGAGAGGGTTTAAATCTGGTCAAATCCAATTGTCTAAGTATTTTCCAGTCGTGGCCTTCACAATCTATCCGCAATAGATCGATTTGTTGAATTCCATGCTTTTGAAGCAAAGTTTTCAGGGTAATTCCCTTTATGCTTGTGGAAACAATAAAGGGGGTTAAAATACCGTTCAGATGTTTACTGATATGGTTTTTGTCAAAGGAGCCCAATTGGTCATACCAGTCCGGAAGATTGCCTAGGATGTATTTGGCCTTTTGGTCTACCCAATAAAATTCCTGCCTTGTGCCATTATTGATGGCGGTGTTTTCGAATAAAAACCTAGTTGAATCGGGGTAATGGGTCTTTAGTTTTTCAAATAGGTAGGGAACGGGCTCTACGAAAAGCATTTTCCATTTTTTATTTTTTAAAATAGACTTATGAAGTGGGTCTTTGGTTTTGCCGTCATTGGCTCCAATTTGTACTACCGTCCAGTTTTTCTTATTCCCAGTAATATGAATCCAGTACTCAACCTGGGATTTAATCTTCAATTTAGGATTCAATTTTTTAGTTAAATTTGTAAAATAATTTAAGATTGAGACCATTCTTGGATTTTGTTGTTTAACTCCTTTTTCCCCAGTGATTTAATATAAAGAATGTCGTTCCATTTTCCCTGGTCTTCACGATTACTATGGAAACTACTATTGATTCCACGAGGATGAGAAAGATGGAACAAGGGTCCGTCTATGCGGTTATGATTGTAACCTAGCCCTTTCCATCGGTGTATTCGCTCTCCATCTTCCCTTCCCCACCCGTAAAAGTTCGGGTTTTCAATCCCCGTTGCCTTGTAATCCTGAAGGTTTGCAAGAAAAGCACCACCTATGGGGTCAGGTCCATACATTGACATCATTTTAGCTTTGTGTGAAGTAAATACTGTAAGATCCCGATTTTTTATAAAAATTTCCCTAAGGATCATACCCGTATCTAAAAATTCTTTGGCATAGGGAAAAACGAAACTTGATTCGCCATCTTTCATGCATTTTAGGGCTGCTATGATTTGTTTTGGTGGAATGATAACATCACAGTCCCAAATTGCTACAAATGGTGTCTTAGAAAACCCTACCAATGTATTGATGTATTTTGTCCGGTGGAAGATATCGTCCCTATCTTCTTCAAACCAATAATTTATTTTATTCCCTGCTAAAGCAGAAATAATCCCGGTTTTATAAGCGGAAGCTTCAAGGACTAAAATAGGAGAGCGTAAGTGATGGTGTAGAAAGTCTATCACCACCATTAGGTTTTCCAACCGAATGACTGAATCCAACCGGACAGGAATAAGAAAGCTGATATCTTGCAGAGACGCTTTATTCATGTTGAGGATCTTTAATTTGTTTCAAAAAAAGGAGAGCGTAATGAATTCCTGTAATTCCGTAAATAAACCCCATTTCGTTTTCTGGATTTTTTTCGGTGGCTCTCCAATACTCGGATTTCTCCAGATGTTGCATCGCTAGTTGTACGTTTTTTTCATCATTAAACAAGCCCTTCCAATCATCTATTTCCAACCCTACTTGCTTGTCTAATAAAATCAAACCGGAAAGACCGTTTTCTACATACAGGCTTTTATTTGCAAGCCTAAAAGAAGTGATTGAAGCACTATTTAATTTTTCTTGCAGAAGTCGGGTGTGTGCTGACCAATCCTCATGTGCCACCTTGCTCATTCCGTAAAGCAAACTGAGACAGTTTCCTAAATTTTGGGGAATCAAGGAAAGCAGCAGAGGAGAAATGTTTCGAATCATTTGTCGGGTTTTGTTGGGCATTATGTTCAGGCGGTTGATTTCACCCAACACATACAGGTAATTGGGTAGGTCCCAGAATAGGTTAAATTCTTTTGGCTCAGTAAAATTGCCCCTGTTTTCTTCGGCCATTAGGTGGATGCGGTTGATCAGTAAAACTGCAAGAGAAGTGAATATTTCACTGTTTACCTTCTCTGGCGCATTTTTAGGCTGGACTGAAACACGGTCGAGGATATAGATCAGGTAGCCTAATATTCCACGCTTTAAGCCAAATTCAAGCTCGTTCGTTTTTTCAGAAATAACCTTGAAAAGGATTGTGTCTATTTCCATTAGCAATTCATCGGCATTACCCTCCAAATAACCTCTTTTGATTAATTGGTTAATTCCCCAGGCAATTCCGGCCAGTCCATTGTCAAATGAGGTCGGCATCGGGTTTTGGTGAATAAAATTGTACCCCTCTTGTAGTAAATGTTCCGCTGCATGCTGGTATTTTAGTTCTTCGCACTGTTGAAAGGCTTCGAAGAAGTAAAGGCAAAGGCCAAACTTGCCTTTAAAGAGTCCAGGATTTTCGAGGCTGGTGTAATGTCCCAACAATAGCTCATCTCGTGTATGGAAAAGTTGTGTAACCTTATTCATCTGTTATTTTTACAGGGTGGTAAAGTTTATTTTTCAAATTCCCTGTTTTTTCGAAAACGGGTCTCCATCGCATGGTGCCGTCGGAAAGTATACCTCTTTTGTTAGGTGTATTTTCCGAATAAAATTTGTTTTCAAGGCCTTCGGGTACAAATTCCCCTTTCCCACCAAAGTCTTGGATGGAAAATCCACTTTCATAAAGCAGGGTAGGAATGAGTACTTCATGATGCCCACACCACTTGCTTAAGAGTGCTTTGTGAAGTAATTCTAAAGCTTGACGTGAAATTCGGTAGATGGGGTTAAAGGACCGGATCCGTTGCTCTTGTGGGATAACGGTGTAGGGATGGGCCAGGGTAGGCCACCAAGGCCATTCCGGTTCTTCTTTATAGCGGCGGATATGACTACTGATAAAATCAGTGTCAATAGAGGAAAAATCTTCAAAAAAGGATTTCCAATCCCCCGAGAATTCCACGTCGTCTTCAATGCACCAATAGTAATCGTAATGTGGATGAGAAAGGTAGAATTTTAGCAAGGGGAAATGATTGCTACCCGGTACCAGGGTAAAGCCAAGTGGGAAATAATTCAAGGAGCTTAAGACTTCATCGTCAAAGATGTGCGTATTCACGTCTTCTAAGTTTGGATTAGAATTATCCCCTAGCAAATGGTACAACACCACTGTATCTCCCATATTTTGGGTAGCTGTAAACAGCTTATGGTATTTTTGAATTAAAGGGAGTGAGGTTTTATTGGTGAGGATTAAAAAAGATTGTTTTAGCGAAGTATTTTTGCCCATTGAGGTATTATTTTAGGTCAGGTAAGTCAAAAACAGCAATTCCTGGATCTTCATCTGTGGTGATGCCATATAATTTTTGGGATTCCTCGTCTACCGCCAATCCTCTGATAGAAATATCCAATATAAAATTACATTTAATTTTACCTTCCAGGTCAAATGCATAGATATCATTGGCGATTTCATTACTTTCCCTCAATTGTTTTTCGGTTTTATCAGAATATAAACCAAAAATATAGTTTTTGGATATAGCAATGTCCAAATAGGCCAAGGGTTCGGCTATACCCACGATTAATTTATTAGATGAGCCACTGGAATTAGCAATTGTAAATTTGGGAATGTAATTGAAGGGGCCATCTGTAATGAAAATTTTTCCTTTCTCTTTGTTTAAAATTTCAATTCTATCTCTATAAACACCAGCAGATGCATAAACATTATTTATCTGGTTTCCTTTAAACCATCCCATATGTAAATCCGACATCATATAATTGGTTAGGTCTTCTCTGACTAAATGATCTTCCCATTTCCCATAATTCGCTAAGCGCCTTCCATCAATCGAAAATTCTACAAATTGATGGGGATCATTTACCATGCGGCACATAACTGTACTATCGGAGGACCAAGCCATGGCCATGGCCATATAGAAGTCTCCTTCTTGTTTGATTTGATTTTTTGACAATGATGTGGTATCATCAAGGTCGAATTCTGAAAAATGCTTTGACATTGCGCTATAAACCCAGAAAGTATTATCATTGGCACCTAAATCAATTCCTGAGACGTCAGAAACTTCACCGGGTCCAAACCCTATTTTACCGAATGGCCGCAAATATTTCATTTTTTTTGCATCGAGGACATGAATTGGAGGAAAATCTTCAGGTACCCTTCTGCTTTCGCCAATGATCAACTTATTGTTTTTAATGAAAATTTTAAGCGGCACTTTTATTTCCTCAAAAAAGTATTTTTTGCCAGCCAGGTTTACTGTTCTAGGTATCGTTTTTTCAGTAAAGCTTTTTACATTATCAGATTTCAATTTGTCTTCTGAACAATTCGATAAAGACAATAGTATAATGATTAACATTGCCGCATTTAATAAAACCTTATTTGATTTTTTAGTTAATTTCACAACAGTATTAAATTTACAATTTGCTAAAAAGCTTCACGATAAACCGAAAGATTCTAACTAACCTAAATAAATCTAGATATAAAATAACTCTTATCGTGAAGCCTTTTATTTACTATTTACCATAGATTATTGATGATTCGTACAGGTATCACCTGGAAAATCTCTATCAACCGGTCTGTCCTCTGACCATACTATTCCAGATTCATCAGTACAGTATGAGGTGCCTGGGCAACACATATAGCCAGAACCTCCATCTGCTTCTACATTAAAAGAATTAAATAATCCAACACTCATGGCCACAACCCCAGCGGCCACCGTAGCTTTTTGTAAAGTTATTTTCTTTTTCATGCTATTTTTTGGTTTATGGTTAAAATAAGGTATAATTAAACCAATTAAAATTATTTTTCATAAAGAGATAGTTGTATTTATTGTGAACTGGCTGCTTTTTCCCGTGATCTGGGCATATTTATTGGATATGGTGATGTAGTGATCTTGTGATAGAGTGACCTTGTAATCTACTGGAGGTGAGTTCTTAAGGAATTGGTTAATCCTTTATTTGATATATGGCAAAAACAAAAGACACTGTTTCTTGTTGCAGTGACTCAAGCAGGGGATGGTCTGAATTTTCCATCTGTTCAATTGTAATGAATTCATCGGGATAATGGACGCTAATGAGTGTATTATTGGATAAATATTTAACATTTAAATAAGGTAATAACCCATCTAAATCATTGGTAGCATTGGAGATGGATTTAGATGTTTTTTTTGTTCTATTATAGAGTAGCGTACTTCTGTAATTTTTCTCCCTAAAACAAGTGACCAAATATTTTCCGGATAGGTGTAAATTGGGCATGTGGTATACATAGTCTTGCATGTACTCCAAGTTATTTAGAATATTTGAGTCATGTTCCTGAAATATATTTAACTTTAGCTTTCTAGAATTCTCAAAATCCAAATACATCTTTTCTTTCAATTCCTTACCTTCAAATACGTAGATTGTATCGGAAAAATGCTTTGTAAAGAAAGTTTTGTTGTCTAAGTAGACCAAGATATTCCTGTCGGCAAAAAACGGAATTTTTTCTTCCATAAATTTAGAGGTAAAAAAAGGATGGACTTTCTGGTTTTCATATGAAAATAATATATTATCGCCATGCTTAGGGTCAGCCGACGAAATGTTTGGAGGAACGTAAAATATCAACTCGTCCTTTTTGGTAGCTAAGAATTTATATCCACCACTTATTGGTCTGTCTAATTCTTCAACGAAATTTCCATTGAAATCGAATGCCAATATTTTTTTGGTAGATAAAATAAGTACTTTCGGGTCTTCATGATGTATGACAAAGTCGTTAATTTGAGTGTACTCCCCCGGTCCTTCCCCAAATGCGTTGATACAGCTTAGGAAATTACCCTCCTTGTCAAGGATAATTACTTTAGGATTTTGGTAAAAGTCTCCAATGAATATATTATCTTCAGTTATAATTACTTTATCGGCCTGGCCAATGGATGATTCGAGTGGTAATTGGACAGTTATATAATTTACTTTATTAAAAACTTCTGAAAATCTTTCGATATTTTCTTCAGGTATGGGAATTGCCATATTTTGGGAACCCAAATTATTGTTATTGGATGTATTTGAGCAGGAGCAGAGAAATAAAAAACTAAAGATAATTCCGGGTAATGTTTGAGAGAAAGAATTCATTGTTTTTCTTAAAAGCCTCCACATGCGAGACTACATGGGTTTTGCATCCAAACTTCGCAGGTAAAAATTCCTTCTTCCCGGCATTTTTTTACTACAAAGGTACAATTGGGATAATAATTTTGGCAGTAGTCGTTTTCTTTATAATAGCCACAACCTCCATCTGCCTCCACATTAAAGGAATTAAATAATCCCACACTCATGGCCACTACTCATATGGCAACAGTAGCTTTCTGCAAAGTTATTTTCTTTTTCATTCTATTTTTTGGTTTATGGTTAAAAGATGTTTTAATTAAACCAATTAAATTTATTTTTCATAAAGAGATAATTATATTTATTGTGAACTGGCTGCTTTTTCCCGTGAATGGGCATATTTATCTTGTGAATAGCATGTGTGAAGACTGTAATGAGAAGAAAATCAGGAATTTGTGGTATAGAGATTGAGTGATGGTGTGATGTGGTGGTGGGGTGATAGTGTGATGTAGTGAATCGGTGGCTGTGGTGTGCCATTCTTTTGCCTTTACCTTTTTTAGCACCCGTTAGGAATGAAAATTTGACATCTTGTATAATGGTGAATTATCTTTTTGGGAATCTTGACATAAGAAAAAATGATCTTGTTAGCTCTCTACTAGAATGAAATATACGTTAAAAACACTTACTAAAACCATTATAAAAAAAATCACTATATTTAAAGGAGCTAATTCTACCAAACAGCATGGAAAAATTTGAAGAATTTGAACATCGTATAAAGCGGGCTTTGAACAACATGGATGCCAAAATTTCCTATTTACATGATGCTACAGGTCAACTCAAAAACTCCTTTGGAGAATTCCAGGAAGAGATGGATGAGTTTATGCATTTTGTCGGGAATCACGTTTCAGATCATGAACAGCGTCTCATCCGGATTGAGAAGCACATGGGTATTTAAATAATTGTTTGTTCTTTTTTAACTTGGGTTTTAATTATGGAGGTTTAGCAATATTGATATTAAATGAGAATGATTAAGAATTCTAATCTTTTATACCCTCTATTTGTTAACAGGTATCAATTTATTGGTGATAAAGTGATCTGGGAATGTAGTGATCTTGTGATCTGCGATGGGGTGATTTAATGATTGTGTGATTTGGTGATGGTGCTTAATGTTTGGGGCTCTATTGTTCTGGTTCTTTAAGAGGTGTATTCGGGTTTTGTCTAGGTAAAGACAGATTGAACTTTACCATTCTTCAGGCAAGTTTAGTGACCAAACGTCATTGACTAGGGGAGGGAGCATGCCTCCGGCAACAAATATTTTATCCTGAAATACAAAAGCTGAATGTTCGTGTCGGCCGGGCCAGGATATTTCCGGCTTGTATTCGGTCCAGTTTATGCCATCTCTGCTGTACCAGGCGTCTCCCCAGTTTTTGTAAGGGTTGTTGGACCAGCCTCCCATTACCCAGATGCAGTCCCTGTACACGACAGATGAAAACCATATTCGCTCATGCCAGGGGGCAGCTTCGGTTACCTGTTTCCAATTGATGCCGTCTTCTGTGACCCAAACATCATTTTTTGCATGGTATTCAGGGGTGTAATTCCCACCTCCAAAAACATACATCTTTCCATTGAGCACAGCGGACTGATGGTAAGCTCTTGGAGACCAGCCGGCATCGCCAGTGGCCAATTTCCAATCCTTCCCATTTTCGGAGACCCACACATCATTTTTAAGGCTTTTTTCATCTCCAAAATAGTAATTTTCTATTCCACCCATTAACCATAGCTTGCCTTTGAATTCCACTATGGTTGATGCAATTCTAGCTGTCCAGGAAGCTGCCTTCTTTTCCAATTTCCAGTCTGCTCCATTTGTGGAGGACCAGATGCTATTGCTGGCAGAATGGCCATCAAGCCGGCCATTGTACCAACCACCTGTAATCCACATTTTGTCCTTAAAAACAAAGGTCATGGGAAGGTCACTGTGGATCCATGGCGCATTGGATGCTACTTTGTCCCAGTCCTTTCCATTGGCAGAGGACCACACATCTCTTGGTGGCGCATGATGGGAATCAAACCAGCCACCTAAAATCCAGAGTTTGTCTTTATAAACCAGTTCTCCTTGTGAATCCCTGGCCTGCCAGTCCGCCTTTTCGCTCACCTGTTCCCAATTGGGCAAAGGGTTTTGGGCTTTTAGACCATTTACCAATAGGCTAAGAAAAAGTAAAGTGAAGAGGTAATTTCTTTTGTTCATTTTAGAAAGCATTTTACTAATTTACTCTTTTTCCAAAGCCCAATGAATACTATTGACCAGCAATTGAATAAAGGGTGCTTGTTTGAAATCCGTAGGATAGCCCAATGAGGTGTAAAAAACCTTTCCACCATAAGCTGTGGTTCTTGTCCATGCAATGGGTTCGATGTCGGATTTTCCTCTTGGCTTACCATTGAGTAAAATTACCGCATTTGGGTCAATGATTGGCTTTACTTTATATACCTGACCCTTGCTCTTCCAGTTTTTTAAGTCTATGTCGGCTAGAATTGGATGGCCTTCTGTATTGGGGAAAGCAGTCACAATTGTCCCTAATTTCTCAGGGAAATAACCATTGTTTTCACAACCCAATATGTCCGGTACAAAACCCCACCAACCCTCGAAACCGGGTTCCACTTCATCTCTAACCGAAAACCCGTGATTGGCTGTTCGCAAACCCACCATTGGTTTGCCTGACCTCAGATAATTTTTGAGGCTTGTCATTTGGTCAAAAGGCAGGGCTAATCTTCTACAAAAGACAACCAATAGGTCCGCCTCTTCTAGTATCTCAAGATTAGGAAAGCGGTAGGCGCCATGTGTGCCCTCACCTTTGAGCACTGTAATTTTTAAGTCTTCATATTTTTCATCCAGCATCTCCGCAAAAGGAGGAACCGTAAGGTGGGCTTCATAGTTTAAAGGATCCTCACTGATTAGAAACACCACATGCTTTGATTCCTTAGGTTCATTGAAAGGAAAGGTTGTTGCAAACATTGCTTTAGGTAAGCCTAGAGCACAACAAATTAAAAGCGCGACCAAAAGGTATTTGTGATTTTTCATTAGTTGGGTATATAGGTAAGAGAAAGCGTGTTTGAATTTAAAATAGTGAAATAGACAAATTTAAATTTTGCACGGTTACGTTACCTAAATATGGTTTAAATTTTTTAAGTATTGAAATATTATCTTATAAAATATGGAGTAAGTAATGGATTTAAACGGAGCCTAAGGGAGTTGAAGGGGTAAGAGTCAACCTTTCAAGGCAGAATAAAATACAAATAATGGCATAACATGTTTTTTCCAATTATGGTAACTTTTAAACTATGCTATCGCAAGAAGCGCGGGGGCATGCCAGAGAATGAGGCGGAGTCGGACCATGCGGGGAGGAGTTTTCTGCTGGCTTGATTTTTCTTTGCTTCGTTTCTTTTCATTTAAGCCTGCCCTGATGAGAGGCAAGTCAGGGCCTGTCCTGATCCGAGGCAAGTCAGGGCCTGTCCTGAAACGAAGTAACTCTGGGCCGGCCCTGATGCAAGGCAACTCAGGGGAAAAGAAATGAAGAGGTTAAAAGATTCTTTGCTGAGGAAAATTAAAATTTTAACCTCTTTAATGGGCTAAGCCAAATGCCAGATCATCACCTCACTCCCCACCCTAAGGCTTCAGCTTCGCTCATCCACCGGGTTAAATTGTGGTTATTTACTTTGATACGTCTAACATACCTTCTTTCTTACAATGGGACTGCCTGTATTTCTTCTAAATTTCAAACGAAGCCTACTGGACAGGAGAAAATGCCAATAATGGCATACCATGTTTTTTCCAATTATGGTAACTTTTACACTATGCTATCGCAAGAAGCGCGAGGGCATGCCAGAGAACGAGGCAGCGTTGGGCCATGCAGGGAGGAGTTTTCTGCTGGCTTGATTTTTCTTTGCTTCGTTTCTTTTCATCTAAGGAAAAGAAATGAAGAGGTCAAAAGATTCTTTGCTGAGGAAAATTAAAATTTTAACCTCTCTAATGGGCTAGGCCTAATACTGTATCATCAAATCACCCTAAGGCTTCAGCTTCGCTCAGCCTCCAGTTTGAATTGTGGCTATTTACTTTAATGCGTCTAACACACCTACTTCCTTGCAATGGGATTGCCT
Protein-coding sequences here:
- a CDS encoding LytTR family DNA-binding domain-containing protein; this encodes METSYLILKGSQTILKLELKKITHFLVNDYLLTVFCLNKNSHSFCSSLKSMEDKLPENFFKINRNCIVNVNLIYSLQVKKREIIMQNDFRLKVAKSKWTEIKKKMILLNQLNNGLENTN
- a CDS encoding glycosyltransferase; the encoded protein is MNETSKKLKIAFLVERFPKLSETFILNQISYLIEAGHKVDIFPAGKSEETKVHDEIHRLGLLQHTFYPPKVPQNKIWAWLKFFVLVNIKQAVRKLVKLLDSQDFYHNQDMIRRLYLISLFYPFISKNKYDIIHCHFGPTGLRAVFVRSLGLLDGKMLTTFYGYDITHRAMGENYYQNLFSNSDIFIVISNFIREKAISAGFDKNKIVVLPIGVNPGEFIPHKQKTDKNCIRLLSVARLVEKKGLYYSISAFHQLVELHPNTFYDIVGDGELMKPLMELVTFLGLEEKVFFHGEKKKVDIINFYRNSDIFVLPSITGSDGNSEGQGLVLQEAQAMQLPVIATLHNGIPEGVMDGITGYLVPEKDINALQIKMKYLIEHPRVRKDMGNSGRKFIEHKFDNFHLGKKLEKIYTDLL
- a CDS encoding FkbM family methyltransferase; protein product: MKIKSQVEYWIHITGNKKNWTVVQIGANDGKTKDPLHKSILKNKKWKMLFVEPVPYLFEKLKTHYPDSTRFLFENTAINNGTRQEFYWVDQKAKYILGNLPDWYDQLGSFDKNHISKHLNGILTPFIVSTSIKGITLKTLLQKHGIQQIDLLRIDCEGHDWKILRQLDLTRFKPSLILFEMKHLNREELKAALLLLYNDYQVYQFEGDFLCFSKVGYNELSKKDIKYLLDFHSIESLKNKL
- a CDS encoding glycosyltransferase family protein, which translates into the protein MNKASLQDISFLIPVRLDSVIRLENLMVVIDFLHHHLRSPILVLEASAYKTGIISALAGNKINYWFEEDRDDIFHRTKYINTLVGFSKTPFVAIWDCDVIIPPKQIIAALKCMKDGESSFVFPYAKEFLDTGMILREIFIKNRDLTVFTSHKAKMMSMYGPDPIGGAFLANLQDYKATGIENPNFYGWGREDGERIHRWKGLGYNHNRIDGPLFHLSHPRGINSSFHSNREDQGKWNDILYIKSLGKKELNNKIQEWSQS
- a CDS encoding lanthionine synthetase LanC family protein codes for the protein MNKVTQLFHTRDELLLGHYTSLENPGLFKGKFGLCLYFFEAFQQCEELKYQHAAEHLLQEGYNFIHQNPMPTSFDNGLAGIAWGINQLIKRGYLEGNADELLMEIDTILFKVISEKTNELEFGLKRGILGYLIYILDRVSVQPKNAPEKVNSEIFTSLAVLLINRIHLMAEENRGNFTEPKEFNLFWDLPNYLYVLGEINRLNIMPNKTRQMIRNISPLLLSLIPQNLGNCLSLLYGMSKVAHEDWSAHTRLLQEKLNSASITSFRLANKSLYVENGLSGLILLDKQVGLEIDDWKGLFNDEKNVQLAMQHLEKSEYWRATEKNPENEMGFIYGITGIHYALLFLKQIKDPQHE
- a CDS encoding DUF3405 domain-containing protein, which produces MGKNTSLKQSFLILTNKTSLPLIQKYHKLFTATQNMGDTVVLYHLLGDNSNPNLEDVNTHIFDDEVLSSLNYFPLGFTLVPGSNHFPLLKFYLSHPHYDYYWCIEDDVEFSGDWKSFFEDFSSIDTDFISSHIRRYKEEPEWPWWPTLAHPYTVIPQEQRIRSFNPIYRISRQALELLHKALLSKWCGHHEVLIPTLLYESGFSIQDFGGKGEFVPEGLENKFYSENTPNKRGILSDGTMRWRPVFEKTGNLKNKLYHPVKITDE
- a CDS encoding BF3164 family lipoprotein, producing MLIIILLSLSNCSEDKLKSDNVKSFTEKTIPRTVNLAGKKYFFEEIKVPLKIFIKNNKLIIGESRRVPEDFPPIHVLDAKKMKYLRPFGKIGFGPGEVSDVSGIDLGANDNTFWVYSAMSKHFSEFDLDDTTSLSKNQIKQEGDFYMAMAMAWSSDSTVMCRMVNDPHQFVEFSIDGRRLANYGKWEDHLVREDLTNYMMSDLHMGWFKGNQINNVYASAGVYRDRIEILNKEKGKIFITDGPFNYIPKFTIANSSGSSNKLIVGIAEPLAYLDIAISKNYIFGLYSDKTEKQLRESNEIANDIYAFDLEGKIKCNFILDISIRGLAVDEESQKLYGITTDEDPGIAVFDLPDLK
- a CDS encoding 6-bladed beta-propeller, producing MAIPIPEENIERFSEVFNKVNYITVQLPLESSIGQADKVIITEDNIFIGDFYQNPKVIILDKEGNFLSCINAFGEGPGEYTQINDFVIHHEDPKVLILSTKKILAFDFNGNFVEELDRPISGGYKFLATKKDELIFYVPPNISSADPKHGDNILFSYENQKVHPFFTSKFMEEKIPFFADRNILVYLDNKTFFTKHFSDTIYVFEGKELKEKMYLDFENSRKLKLNIFQEHDSNILNNLEYMQDYVYHMPNLHLSGKYLVTCFREKNYRSTLLYNRTKKTSKSISNATNDLDGLLPYLNVKYLSNNTLISVHYPDEFITIEQMENSDHPLLESLQQETVSFVFAIYQIKD
- a CDS encoding Kelch repeat-containing protein, translated to MNKRNYLFTLLFLSLLVNGLKAQNPLPNWEQVSEKADWQARDSQGELVYKDKLWILGGWFDSHHAPPRDVWSSANGKDWDKVASNAPWIHSDLPMTFVFKDKMWITGGWYNGRLDGHSASNSIWSSTNGADWKLEKKAASWTARIASTIVEFKGKLWLMGGIENYYFGDEKSLKNDVWVSENGKDWKLATGDAGWSPRAYHQSAVLNGKMYVFGGGNYTPEYHAKNDVWVTEDGINWKQVTEAAPWHERIWFSSVVYRDCIWVMGGWSNNPYKNWGDAWYSRDGINWTEYKPEISWPGRHEHSAFVFQDKIFVAGGMLPPLVNDVWSLNLPEEW
- a CDS encoding ThuA domain-containing protein codes for the protein MKNHKYLLVALLICCALGLPKAMFATTFPFNEPKESKHVVFLISEDPLNYEAHLTVPPFAEMLDEKYEDLKITVLKGEGTHGAYRFPNLEILEEADLLVVFCRRLALPFDQMTSLKNYLRSGKPMVGLRTANHGFSVRDEVEPGFEGWWGFVPDILGCENNGYFPEKLGTIVTAFPNTEGHPILADIDLKNWKSKGQVYKVKPIIDPNAVILLNGKPRGKSDIEPIAWTRTTAYGGKVFYTSLGYPTDFKQAPFIQLLVNSIHWALEKE